The Plodia interpunctella isolate USDA-ARS_2022_Savannah chromosome 11, ilPloInte3.2, whole genome shotgun sequence genome includes a window with the following:
- the stv gene encoding BAG domain-containing protein Samui isoform X4: MKRNRGFPFEEEESPGAWSSLAARHPDIAARLRQRPAAWARKRRPSSQDPSDDFGDDFGGFDRFPFDDIPPEFREHFPSRWNRRFGSRDEAEPQPHPPQPHTPPEPPSPHQQATSTQTEQTPGPSHDHTYLPQYGLRNTVDLGQKSPADPSLVDAEERGQRSMSAPPDNRANQNPSKMSEQNHHEQPHNESSNVRHIPIFVEGRDEPVINKNVDHGEPKPAYAPPPQPHPHPHPHVDREQYFADDGPVGFHAPPNFSRAFGTPFNTFRQGPQPFAQQKVYPQTAFARGASPQRSQSPKPNFPEEKFVKVPVHHEFSKGAPSKPKPPQQQQQTQPPRAQQPPPQQKQQTPPRRTPEPPQQEQAPPQPKPQPAANDPISQILSIQTDVLNLMTDVENFTGTKKDKKYMFLDEMLTRNLIKLDTIETEGKENIRQARKEAIKCIQKCIAVLEAKADNKSLSTPQPQEQQASPLDVEMNENSEAPKEEAPVAENGVIEMKETKEVNSASQVEQKEQPKAEEQKAEPAPANESEQPQAVDTRPEDKAPEDTKTDEPKNEETKKTKAKNVKKRDKSKDNKSVDSNKQDNVEVMQVDDKGDKTNSQTMDVDSATSQ; this comes from the exons CGCGGCTTCCCGTTCGAGGAGGAGGAGTCTCCGGGTGCTTGGAGCTCGCTCGCGGCGCGACACCCCGACATCGCGGCGCGCCTGCGACAGCGGCCCGCCGCCTGGGCCAGGAAGCGCCGCCCCTCCAGCCAGGACCCCTCAGACG ATTTTGGAGACGACTTCGGTGGCTTCGACAGATTTCCCTTTGACGATATCCCGCCAGAGTTCCGCGAGCACTTCCCGTCACGTTGGAACCGCAGGTTCGGTTCCCGCGACGAGGCCGAGCCCCAACCTCACCCTCCGCAGCCACATACGCCACCAGAACCGCCGTCCCCGCATCAACAGGCCACTTCCACACAAACAGAACAAACCCCAGGACCTTCACACGACCACACATACTTACCACAGTACGGACTAAGAAACACAGTAGATCTAGGACAGAAAAGCCCAGCAGATCCCAGCCTGGTTGATGCTGAAGAGCGAGGCCAGCGGTCCATGTCAGCGCCGCCCGACAACCGGGCGAATCAAAATCCCAGCAAAATGAGCGAACAGAACCACCACGAGCAGCCACACAACGAGTCGTCCAACGTCCGACACATACCGATATTTGTGGAGGGCAGGGACGAGCCCGTCATCAACAAGAATGTGGACCACGGCGAGCCCAAGCCGGCCtacgcgccgccgccgcagcCTCATCCTCATCCTCACCCGCACGTGGACAGAGAGCAGTATTTCGCTGACGACGGTCCCGTCGGATTCCACGCGCCGCCAAACTTCTCTAGGGCGTTCGGAACCCCCTTTAACACGTTCAGACAAGGCCCGCAGCCGTTTGCACAGCAGAAAGTGTATCCGCAAACCGCTTTCGCTCGGGGTGCTTCCCCGCAGAGATCTCAGTCTCCGAAACCTAATTTCCCCGAAGAGAAATTCGTGAAGGTGCCCGTGCATCATGAGTTTTCTAAAGGTGCTCCGTCCAAGCCGAAGCCGccgcagcagcagcagcagacGCAGCCGCCGCGCGCTCAGCAGCCCCCGCCGCAACAGAAGCAACAGACTCCGCCCCGACGAACACCCGAACCGCCCCAACAGGAGCAAGCTCCTCCACAGCCCAAACCACAGCCGGCCGCCAATGACCCTATCTCCCAGATCCTCAGCATCCAGACTGACGTTCTGAACCTGATGACTGATGTCGAAAACTTCACTGGTAccaaaaaagacaaaaaatacatgtttttggATGAGATGCTGACTAGAAATCTCATTAAATTAGATACTATTGAAACCGAAGGCAAAGAAAATATACGGCAGGCTAGGAAGGAGGCGATTAAATGTATACAAAAGTGTATAGCGGTGCTAGAAGCGAAGGCGGATAACAAGAGCCTCAGCACGCCACAGCCGCAGGAGCAGCAGGCGTCTCCTCTCGACGTGGAAATGAATGAGAATTCGGAAGCGCCGAAGGAAGAAGCGCCTGTCGCTGAAAACGGCGTAATTGAAATGAAGGAGACCAAAGAAGTAAACAGTGCGTCACAAGTTGAACAGAAGGAACAACCCAAAGCAGAAGAGCAGAAGGCTGAGCCTGCACCGGCAAATGAGAGTGAACAACCTCAAGCGGTCGACACGCGACCTGAAGATAAGGCCCCGGAGGACACGAAGACAGACGAGCCGAAAAATGAGGAGACTAAGAAAACTAAAgcaaaaaatgtaaagaaaagAGACAAGAGCAAAGATAATAAGTCTGTAGATAGCAATAAGCAAGATAATGTAGAAGTGATGCAAGTAGACGACAAAGGGGATAAGACGAACTCACAAACTATGGACGTAGACAGTGCTACTAGTCAATAA
- the stv gene encoding BAG domain-containing protein Samui isoform X2 → MPLRGHNFRGFPFEEEESPGAWSSLAARHPDIAARLRQRPAAWARKRRPSSQDPSDDFGDDFGGFDRFPFDDIPPEFREHFPSRWNRRFGSRDEAEPQPHPPQPHTPPEPPSPHQQATSTQTEQTPGPSHDHTYLPQYGLRNTVDLGQKSPADPSLVDAEERGQRSMSAPPDNRANQNPSKMSEQNHHEQPHNESSNVRHIPIFVEGRDEPVINKNVDHGEPKPAYAPPPQPHPHPHPHVDREQYFADDGPVGFHAPPNFSRAFGTPFNTFRQGPQPFAQQKVYPQTAFARGASPQRSQSPKPNFPEEKFVKVPVHHEFSKGAPSKPKPPQQQQQTQPPRAQQPPPQQKQQTPPRRTPEPPQQEQAPPQPKPQPAANDPISQILSIQTDVLNLMTDVENFTGTKKDKKYMFLDEMLTRNLIKLDTIETEGKENIRQARKEAIKCIQKCIAVLEAKADNKSLSTPQPQEQQASPLDVEMNENSEAPKEEAPVAENGVIEMKETKEVNSASQVEQKEQPKAEEQKAEPAPANESEQPQAVDTRPEDKAPEDTKTDEPKNEETKKTKAKNVKKRDKSKDNKSVDSNKQDNVEVMQVDDKGDKTNSQTMDVDSATSQ, encoded by the exons CGCGGCTTCCCGTTCGAGGAGGAGGAGTCTCCGGGTGCTTGGAGCTCGCTCGCGGCGCGACACCCCGACATCGCGGCGCGCCTGCGACAGCGGCCCGCCGCCTGGGCCAGGAAGCGCCGCCCCTCCAGCCAGGACCCCTCAGACG ATTTTGGAGACGACTTCGGTGGCTTCGACAGATTTCCCTTTGACGATATCCCGCCAGAGTTCCGCGAGCACTTCCCGTCACGTTGGAACCGCAGGTTCGGTTCCCGCGACGAGGCCGAGCCCCAACCTCACCCTCCGCAGCCACATACGCCACCAGAACCGCCGTCCCCGCATCAACAGGCCACTTCCACACAAACAGAACAAACCCCAGGACCTTCACACGACCACACATACTTACCACAGTACGGACTAAGAAACACAGTAGATCTAGGACAGAAAAGCCCAGCAGATCCCAGCCTGGTTGATGCTGAAGAGCGAGGCCAGCGGTCCATGTCAGCGCCGCCCGACAACCGGGCGAATCAAAATCCCAGCAAAATGAGCGAACAGAACCACCACGAGCAGCCACACAACGAGTCGTCCAACGTCCGACACATACCGATATTTGTGGAGGGCAGGGACGAGCCCGTCATCAACAAGAATGTGGACCACGGCGAGCCCAAGCCGGCCtacgcgccgccgccgcagcCTCATCCTCATCCTCACCCGCACGTGGACAGAGAGCAGTATTTCGCTGACGACGGTCCCGTCGGATTCCACGCGCCGCCAAACTTCTCTAGGGCGTTCGGAACCCCCTTTAACACGTTCAGACAAGGCCCGCAGCCGTTTGCACAGCAGAAAGTGTATCCGCAAACCGCTTTCGCTCGGGGTGCTTCCCCGCAGAGATCTCAGTCTCCGAAACCTAATTTCCCCGAAGAGAAATTCGTGAAGGTGCCCGTGCATCATGAGTTTTCTAAAGGTGCTCCGTCCAAGCCGAAGCCGccgcagcagcagcagcagacGCAGCCGCCGCGCGCTCAGCAGCCCCCGCCGCAACAGAAGCAACAGACTCCGCCCCGACGAACACCCGAACCGCCCCAACAGGAGCAAGCTCCTCCACAGCCCAAACCACAGCCGGCCGCCAATGACCCTATCTCCCAGATCCTCAGCATCCAGACTGACGTTCTGAACCTGATGACTGATGTCGAAAACTTCACTGGTAccaaaaaagacaaaaaatacatgtttttggATGAGATGCTGACTAGAAATCTCATTAAATTAGATACTATTGAAACCGAAGGCAAAGAAAATATACGGCAGGCTAGGAAGGAGGCGATTAAATGTATACAAAAGTGTATAGCGGTGCTAGAAGCGAAGGCGGATAACAAGAGCCTCAGCACGCCACAGCCGCAGGAGCAGCAGGCGTCTCCTCTCGACGTGGAAATGAATGAGAATTCGGAAGCGCCGAAGGAAGAAGCGCCTGTCGCTGAAAACGGCGTAATTGAAATGAAGGAGACCAAAGAAGTAAACAGTGCGTCACAAGTTGAACAGAAGGAACAACCCAAAGCAGAAGAGCAGAAGGCTGAGCCTGCACCGGCAAATGAGAGTGAACAACCTCAAGCGGTCGACACGCGACCTGAAGATAAGGCCCCGGAGGACACGAAGACAGACGAGCCGAAAAATGAGGAGACTAAGAAAACTAAAgcaaaaaatgtaaagaaaagAGACAAGAGCAAAGATAATAAGTCTGTAGATAGCAATAAGCAAGATAATGTAGAAGTGATGCAAGTAGACGACAAAGGGGATAAGACGAACTCACAAACTATGGACGTAGACAGTGCTACTAGTCAATAA
- the stv gene encoding BAG domain-containing protein Samui isoform X1: MESPVVVDKPPEYHGNSARNNERGFPFEEEESPGAWSSLAARHPDIAARLRQRPAAWARKRRPSSQDPSDDFGDDFGGFDRFPFDDIPPEFREHFPSRWNRRFGSRDEAEPQPHPPQPHTPPEPPSPHQQATSTQTEQTPGPSHDHTYLPQYGLRNTVDLGQKSPADPSLVDAEERGQRSMSAPPDNRANQNPSKMSEQNHHEQPHNESSNVRHIPIFVEGRDEPVINKNVDHGEPKPAYAPPPQPHPHPHPHVDREQYFADDGPVGFHAPPNFSRAFGTPFNTFRQGPQPFAQQKVYPQTAFARGASPQRSQSPKPNFPEEKFVKVPVHHEFSKGAPSKPKPPQQQQQTQPPRAQQPPPQQKQQTPPRRTPEPPQQEQAPPQPKPQPAANDPISQILSIQTDVLNLMTDVENFTGTKKDKKYMFLDEMLTRNLIKLDTIETEGKENIRQARKEAIKCIQKCIAVLEAKADNKSLSTPQPQEQQASPLDVEMNENSEAPKEEAPVAENGVIEMKETKEVNSASQVEQKEQPKAEEQKAEPAPANESEQPQAVDTRPEDKAPEDTKTDEPKNEETKKTKAKNVKKRDKSKDNKSVDSNKQDNVEVMQVDDKGDKTNSQTMDVDSATSQ; this comes from the exons CGCGGCTTCCCGTTCGAGGAGGAGGAGTCTCCGGGTGCTTGGAGCTCGCTCGCGGCGCGACACCCCGACATCGCGGCGCGCCTGCGACAGCGGCCCGCCGCCTGGGCCAGGAAGCGCCGCCCCTCCAGCCAGGACCCCTCAGACG ATTTTGGAGACGACTTCGGTGGCTTCGACAGATTTCCCTTTGACGATATCCCGCCAGAGTTCCGCGAGCACTTCCCGTCACGTTGGAACCGCAGGTTCGGTTCCCGCGACGAGGCCGAGCCCCAACCTCACCCTCCGCAGCCACATACGCCACCAGAACCGCCGTCCCCGCATCAACAGGCCACTTCCACACAAACAGAACAAACCCCAGGACCTTCACACGACCACACATACTTACCACAGTACGGACTAAGAAACACAGTAGATCTAGGACAGAAAAGCCCAGCAGATCCCAGCCTGGTTGATGCTGAAGAGCGAGGCCAGCGGTCCATGTCAGCGCCGCCCGACAACCGGGCGAATCAAAATCCCAGCAAAATGAGCGAACAGAACCACCACGAGCAGCCACACAACGAGTCGTCCAACGTCCGACACATACCGATATTTGTGGAGGGCAGGGACGAGCCCGTCATCAACAAGAATGTGGACCACGGCGAGCCCAAGCCGGCCtacgcgccgccgccgcagcCTCATCCTCATCCTCACCCGCACGTGGACAGAGAGCAGTATTTCGCTGACGACGGTCCCGTCGGATTCCACGCGCCGCCAAACTTCTCTAGGGCGTTCGGAACCCCCTTTAACACGTTCAGACAAGGCCCGCAGCCGTTTGCACAGCAGAAAGTGTATCCGCAAACCGCTTTCGCTCGGGGTGCTTCCCCGCAGAGATCTCAGTCTCCGAAACCTAATTTCCCCGAAGAGAAATTCGTGAAGGTGCCCGTGCATCATGAGTTTTCTAAAGGTGCTCCGTCCAAGCCGAAGCCGccgcagcagcagcagcagacGCAGCCGCCGCGCGCTCAGCAGCCCCCGCCGCAACAGAAGCAACAGACTCCGCCCCGACGAACACCCGAACCGCCCCAACAGGAGCAAGCTCCTCCACAGCCCAAACCACAGCCGGCCGCCAATGACCCTATCTCCCAGATCCTCAGCATCCAGACTGACGTTCTGAACCTGATGACTGATGTCGAAAACTTCACTGGTAccaaaaaagacaaaaaatacatgtttttggATGAGATGCTGACTAGAAATCTCATTAAATTAGATACTATTGAAACCGAAGGCAAAGAAAATATACGGCAGGCTAGGAAGGAGGCGATTAAATGTATACAAAAGTGTATAGCGGTGCTAGAAGCGAAGGCGGATAACAAGAGCCTCAGCACGCCACAGCCGCAGGAGCAGCAGGCGTCTCCTCTCGACGTGGAAATGAATGAGAATTCGGAAGCGCCGAAGGAAGAAGCGCCTGTCGCTGAAAACGGCGTAATTGAAATGAAGGAGACCAAAGAAGTAAACAGTGCGTCACAAGTTGAACAGAAGGAACAACCCAAAGCAGAAGAGCAGAAGGCTGAGCCTGCACCGGCAAATGAGAGTGAACAACCTCAAGCGGTCGACACGCGACCTGAAGATAAGGCCCCGGAGGACACGAAGACAGACGAGCCGAAAAATGAGGAGACTAAGAAAACTAAAgcaaaaaatgtaaagaaaagAGACAAGAGCAAAGATAATAAGTCTGTAGATAGCAATAAGCAAGATAATGTAGAAGTGATGCAAGTAGACGACAAAGGGGATAAGACGAACTCACAAACTATGGACGTAGACAGTGCTACTAGTCAATAA
- the stv gene encoding BAG domain-containing protein Samui isoform X3, which translates to MISSNRGFPFEEEESPGAWSSLAARHPDIAARLRQRPAAWARKRRPSSQDPSDDFGDDFGGFDRFPFDDIPPEFREHFPSRWNRRFGSRDEAEPQPHPPQPHTPPEPPSPHQQATSTQTEQTPGPSHDHTYLPQYGLRNTVDLGQKSPADPSLVDAEERGQRSMSAPPDNRANQNPSKMSEQNHHEQPHNESSNVRHIPIFVEGRDEPVINKNVDHGEPKPAYAPPPQPHPHPHPHVDREQYFADDGPVGFHAPPNFSRAFGTPFNTFRQGPQPFAQQKVYPQTAFARGASPQRSQSPKPNFPEEKFVKVPVHHEFSKGAPSKPKPPQQQQQTQPPRAQQPPPQQKQQTPPRRTPEPPQQEQAPPQPKPQPAANDPISQILSIQTDVLNLMTDVENFTGTKKDKKYMFLDEMLTRNLIKLDTIETEGKENIRQARKEAIKCIQKCIAVLEAKADNKSLSTPQPQEQQASPLDVEMNENSEAPKEEAPVAENGVIEMKETKEVNSASQVEQKEQPKAEEQKAEPAPANESEQPQAVDTRPEDKAPEDTKTDEPKNEETKKTKAKNVKKRDKSKDNKSVDSNKQDNVEVMQVDDKGDKTNSQTMDVDSATSQ; encoded by the exons CGCGGCTTCCCGTTCGAGGAGGAGGAGTCTCCGGGTGCTTGGAGCTCGCTCGCGGCGCGACACCCCGACATCGCGGCGCGCCTGCGACAGCGGCCCGCCGCCTGGGCCAGGAAGCGCCGCCCCTCCAGCCAGGACCCCTCAGACG ATTTTGGAGACGACTTCGGTGGCTTCGACAGATTTCCCTTTGACGATATCCCGCCAGAGTTCCGCGAGCACTTCCCGTCACGTTGGAACCGCAGGTTCGGTTCCCGCGACGAGGCCGAGCCCCAACCTCACCCTCCGCAGCCACATACGCCACCAGAACCGCCGTCCCCGCATCAACAGGCCACTTCCACACAAACAGAACAAACCCCAGGACCTTCACACGACCACACATACTTACCACAGTACGGACTAAGAAACACAGTAGATCTAGGACAGAAAAGCCCAGCAGATCCCAGCCTGGTTGATGCTGAAGAGCGAGGCCAGCGGTCCATGTCAGCGCCGCCCGACAACCGGGCGAATCAAAATCCCAGCAAAATGAGCGAACAGAACCACCACGAGCAGCCACACAACGAGTCGTCCAACGTCCGACACATACCGATATTTGTGGAGGGCAGGGACGAGCCCGTCATCAACAAGAATGTGGACCACGGCGAGCCCAAGCCGGCCtacgcgccgccgccgcagcCTCATCCTCATCCTCACCCGCACGTGGACAGAGAGCAGTATTTCGCTGACGACGGTCCCGTCGGATTCCACGCGCCGCCAAACTTCTCTAGGGCGTTCGGAACCCCCTTTAACACGTTCAGACAAGGCCCGCAGCCGTTTGCACAGCAGAAAGTGTATCCGCAAACCGCTTTCGCTCGGGGTGCTTCCCCGCAGAGATCTCAGTCTCCGAAACCTAATTTCCCCGAAGAGAAATTCGTGAAGGTGCCCGTGCATCATGAGTTTTCTAAAGGTGCTCCGTCCAAGCCGAAGCCGccgcagcagcagcagcagacGCAGCCGCCGCGCGCTCAGCAGCCCCCGCCGCAACAGAAGCAACAGACTCCGCCCCGACGAACACCCGAACCGCCCCAACAGGAGCAAGCTCCTCCACAGCCCAAACCACAGCCGGCCGCCAATGACCCTATCTCCCAGATCCTCAGCATCCAGACTGACGTTCTGAACCTGATGACTGATGTCGAAAACTTCACTGGTAccaaaaaagacaaaaaatacatgtttttggATGAGATGCTGACTAGAAATCTCATTAAATTAGATACTATTGAAACCGAAGGCAAAGAAAATATACGGCAGGCTAGGAAGGAGGCGATTAAATGTATACAAAAGTGTATAGCGGTGCTAGAAGCGAAGGCGGATAACAAGAGCCTCAGCACGCCACAGCCGCAGGAGCAGCAGGCGTCTCCTCTCGACGTGGAAATGAATGAGAATTCGGAAGCGCCGAAGGAAGAAGCGCCTGTCGCTGAAAACGGCGTAATTGAAATGAAGGAGACCAAAGAAGTAAACAGTGCGTCACAAGTTGAACAGAAGGAACAACCCAAAGCAGAAGAGCAGAAGGCTGAGCCTGCACCGGCAAATGAGAGTGAACAACCTCAAGCGGTCGACACGCGACCTGAAGATAAGGCCCCGGAGGACACGAAGACAGACGAGCCGAAAAATGAGGAGACTAAGAAAACTAAAgcaaaaaatgtaaagaaaagAGACAAGAGCAAAGATAATAAGTCTGTAGATAGCAATAAGCAAGATAATGTAGAAGTGATGCAAGTAGACGACAAAGGGGATAAGACGAACTCACAAACTATGGACGTAGACAGTGCTACTAGTCAATAA
- the stv gene encoding BAG domain-containing protein Samui isoform X5 codes for MRGFPFEEEESPGAWSSLAARHPDIAARLRQRPAAWARKRRPSSQDPSDDFGDDFGGFDRFPFDDIPPEFREHFPSRWNRRFGSRDEAEPQPHPPQPHTPPEPPSPHQQATSTQTEQTPGPSHDHTYLPQYGLRNTVDLGQKSPADPSLVDAEERGQRSMSAPPDNRANQNPSKMSEQNHHEQPHNESSNVRHIPIFVEGRDEPVINKNVDHGEPKPAYAPPPQPHPHPHPHVDREQYFADDGPVGFHAPPNFSRAFGTPFNTFRQGPQPFAQQKVYPQTAFARGASPQRSQSPKPNFPEEKFVKVPVHHEFSKGAPSKPKPPQQQQQTQPPRAQQPPPQQKQQTPPRRTPEPPQQEQAPPQPKPQPAANDPISQILSIQTDVLNLMTDVENFTGTKKDKKYMFLDEMLTRNLIKLDTIETEGKENIRQARKEAIKCIQKCIAVLEAKADNKSLSTPQPQEQQASPLDVEMNENSEAPKEEAPVAENGVIEMKETKEVNSASQVEQKEQPKAEEQKAEPAPANESEQPQAVDTRPEDKAPEDTKTDEPKNEETKKTKAKNVKKRDKSKDNKSVDSNKQDNVEVMQVDDKGDKTNSQTMDVDSATSQ; via the exons CGCGGCTTCCCGTTCGAGGAGGAGGAGTCTCCGGGTGCTTGGAGCTCGCTCGCGGCGCGACACCCCGACATCGCGGCGCGCCTGCGACAGCGGCCCGCCGCCTGGGCCAGGAAGCGCCGCCCCTCCAGCCAGGACCCCTCAGACG ATTTTGGAGACGACTTCGGTGGCTTCGACAGATTTCCCTTTGACGATATCCCGCCAGAGTTCCGCGAGCACTTCCCGTCACGTTGGAACCGCAGGTTCGGTTCCCGCGACGAGGCCGAGCCCCAACCTCACCCTCCGCAGCCACATACGCCACCAGAACCGCCGTCCCCGCATCAACAGGCCACTTCCACACAAACAGAACAAACCCCAGGACCTTCACACGACCACACATACTTACCACAGTACGGACTAAGAAACACAGTAGATCTAGGACAGAAAAGCCCAGCAGATCCCAGCCTGGTTGATGCTGAAGAGCGAGGCCAGCGGTCCATGTCAGCGCCGCCCGACAACCGGGCGAATCAAAATCCCAGCAAAATGAGCGAACAGAACCACCACGAGCAGCCACACAACGAGTCGTCCAACGTCCGACACATACCGATATTTGTGGAGGGCAGGGACGAGCCCGTCATCAACAAGAATGTGGACCACGGCGAGCCCAAGCCGGCCtacgcgccgccgccgcagcCTCATCCTCATCCTCACCCGCACGTGGACAGAGAGCAGTATTTCGCTGACGACGGTCCCGTCGGATTCCACGCGCCGCCAAACTTCTCTAGGGCGTTCGGAACCCCCTTTAACACGTTCAGACAAGGCCCGCAGCCGTTTGCACAGCAGAAAGTGTATCCGCAAACCGCTTTCGCTCGGGGTGCTTCCCCGCAGAGATCTCAGTCTCCGAAACCTAATTTCCCCGAAGAGAAATTCGTGAAGGTGCCCGTGCATCATGAGTTTTCTAAAGGTGCTCCGTCCAAGCCGAAGCCGccgcagcagcagcagcagacGCAGCCGCCGCGCGCTCAGCAGCCCCCGCCGCAACAGAAGCAACAGACTCCGCCCCGACGAACACCCGAACCGCCCCAACAGGAGCAAGCTCCTCCACAGCCCAAACCACAGCCGGCCGCCAATGACCCTATCTCCCAGATCCTCAGCATCCAGACTGACGTTCTGAACCTGATGACTGATGTCGAAAACTTCACTGGTAccaaaaaagacaaaaaatacatgtttttggATGAGATGCTGACTAGAAATCTCATTAAATTAGATACTATTGAAACCGAAGGCAAAGAAAATATACGGCAGGCTAGGAAGGAGGCGATTAAATGTATACAAAAGTGTATAGCGGTGCTAGAAGCGAAGGCGGATAACAAGAGCCTCAGCACGCCACAGCCGCAGGAGCAGCAGGCGTCTCCTCTCGACGTGGAAATGAATGAGAATTCGGAAGCGCCGAAGGAAGAAGCGCCTGTCGCTGAAAACGGCGTAATTGAAATGAAGGAGACCAAAGAAGTAAACAGTGCGTCACAAGTTGAACAGAAGGAACAACCCAAAGCAGAAGAGCAGAAGGCTGAGCCTGCACCGGCAAATGAGAGTGAACAACCTCAAGCGGTCGACACGCGACCTGAAGATAAGGCCCCGGAGGACACGAAGACAGACGAGCCGAAAAATGAGGAGACTAAGAAAACTAAAgcaaaaaatgtaaagaaaagAGACAAGAGCAAAGATAATAAGTCTGTAGATAGCAATAAGCAAGATAATGTAGAAGTGATGCAAGTAGACGACAAAGGGGATAAGACGAACTCACAAACTATGGACGTAGACAGTGCTACTAGTCAATAA